The following coding sequences lie in one Candidatus Dadabacteria bacterium genomic window:
- a CDS encoding Hsp20/alpha crystallin family protein, which translates to MKYAVNLLEPANVFRNFASAFPRVFDSDAAEGGRSPRVDIFDDGDNFVLSAELPGVSREDLDIDVKDNRLTIKGEKKLENKTEKEGYLRVERSYGLFERSFFLDDNIDRENIKAEYKDGVLRLTLPRKQDEPSKKIEVN; encoded by the coding sequence ATGAAATACGCAGTAAATCTATTGGAGCCAGCCAATGTCTTTCGTAACTTCGCAAGCGCCTTCCCAAGGGTTTTTGATTCCGATGCGGCGGAGGGTGGCCGGAGTCCGAGAGTTGATATTTTTGACGACGGAGACAATTTCGTTTTATCGGCGGAACTTCCCGGGGTAAGCAGGGAAGACCTTGACATAGACGTAAAGGACAACCGGCTTACGATAAAGGGAGAAAAAAAGCTTGAGAACAAGACCGAGAAGGAAGGATATCTAAGGGTCGAGAGATCCTACGGACTGTTTGAGAGAAGTTTTTTTCTTGACGACAACATAGACAGGGAAAACATAAAGGCCGAGTACAAAGACGGCGTCCTGCGCCTCACCCTGCCGAGAAAGCAGGATGAACCTTCAAAGAAAATAGAGGTGAATTGA
- a CDS encoding YggS family pyridoxal phosphate-dependent enzyme: MSLKDHIDEVERRIAEACRRSGRIREDVQLVAVSKKFPLAVVLEANRFGLRDFGENYAQELRDKQREAGSGAAGTLRWHFIGALQRNKVKYVVGKADLIHAVDNMALVAELDKRAAAAGTRVRALVEINGGEDSKHGIEGSDLQGFLESASGFQNVSLEGLMVMPPYFEDPEMSRPWFSELREMRDKVSGEFPGIQELSMGMSNDFEVAIEEGATILRVGSALFGPRPE, encoded by the coding sequence ATGAGTTTGAAGGATCACATAGACGAAGTAGAACGGAGAATCGCAGAGGCGTGTCGAAGATCCGGGAGGATCCGGGAGGATGTGCAGCTGGTAGCGGTCTCGAAGAAATTCCCTTTGGCGGTGGTTTTGGAGGCCAACCGGTTCGGGCTTCGGGATTTCGGGGAGAATTACGCCCAGGAGCTTCGCGACAAGCAGAGGGAAGCCGGAAGCGGTGCCGCCGGTACGCTTCGCTGGCACTTCATTGGCGCCTTGCAGAGAAACAAGGTGAAGTACGTTGTGGGCAAGGCGGATCTTATACACGCGGTTGACAACATGGCCCTTGTGGCGGAGCTTGATAAAAGGGCCGCAGCTGCCGGAACCCGTGTCCGGGCGCTTGTTGAGATAAACGGCGGGGAGGACAGTAAACACGGGATCGAAGGGAGCGATCTTCAGGGGTTTCTCGAAAGTGCTTCCGGATTCCAGAACGTTTCGCTTGAGGGACTCATGGTGATGCCCCCTTACTTCGAGGATCCCGAGATGAGCAGACCATGGTTTTCGGAGCTCAGGGAGATGAGGGACAAGGTGTCGGGGGAGTTTCCCGGAATACAGGAGCTTTCAATGGGCATGAGTAACGATTTCGAAGTGGCGATTGAAGAGGGAGCCACGATTCTCAGGGTCGGTTCGGCTCTTTTTGGTCCGAGGCCTGAGTGA
- the prmC gene encoding peptide chain release factor N(5)-glutamine methyltransferase, which yields MELRELYLKGRKSFEENGFECPGVETRAILARSLGTDPLEFYAHPERHVDPERAEAFEELLRRRLAGEPLAYVTGRREFCSRPFVVTRDVLIPRPETETLAELAIETAGRLKNPRILDLGTGSGCLAVTLSLEVQGCEVFASDVSAAALGIAERNARTHGARVRFIRSDLLVCFAKSSFDIIISNPPYVSEAEYAELSPQIRGYEPRTALLGGKDGLACIREIAAAAGTALREGGFLLLEIGASQAESAERIVRENGFSDICFETDIGGIKRVVKATWKK from the coding sequence ATGGAACTTAGAGAACTTTACCTGAAAGGCAGAAAAAGCTTCGAGGAAAACGGTTTCGAGTGCCCGGGGGTAGAAACAAGGGCGATACTCGCGAGAAGCCTCGGCACGGACCCGCTGGAATTCTACGCGCATCCGGAGAGACACGTGGACCCCGAACGCGCAGAAGCGTTTGAAGAGCTCCTTCGCCGACGCCTCGCTGGAGAACCCCTTGCGTATGTTACCGGCAGGCGGGAATTCTGCTCGAGGCCTTTTGTCGTGACCCGGGACGTCCTGATACCGAGACCGGAAACCGAAACGCTTGCGGAACTCGCCATAGAAACCGCGGGACGGTTGAAGAATCCCCGCATCCTCGACCTCGGAACGGGAAGCGGGTGCCTCGCCGTAACCCTGTCTCTCGAAGTGCAAGGCTGCGAGGTTTTCGCCTCGGACGTATCCGCCGCAGCACTTGGGATAGCGGAGAGAAACGCCCGCACACACGGCGCGCGCGTTCGGTTCATCCGCTCGGATCTTCTGGTCTGCTTTGCAAAATCTTCGTTTGACATCATAATTTCCAACCCGCCTTACGTGTCCGAAGCGGAATACGCGGAACTCTCCCCGCAGATAAGGGGCTACGAGCCGCGCACGGCGCTTCTCGGCGGGAAGGACGGGCTTGCGTGCATAAGGGAAATAGCGGCCGCGGCAGGAACCGCGCTTCGAGAAGGCGGGTTTCTGCTTCTTGAAATCGGAGCATCCCAAGCAGAGAGTGCGGAGAGAATAGTTCGTGAAAACGGTTTTTCAGACATATGCTTTGAGACCGATATCGGCGGCATAAAAAGGGTAGTGAAAGCAACTTGGAAAAAATAG
- the npdG gene encoding NADPH-dependent F420 reductase, with amino-acid sequence MKISLLGGTGDIAEGLVLRWSRAGHEIYIGSRSEEKALGIAAGHAETLEGLGIESNIHGMANADAAAASEVIIISIPPEYAAATVAGCGDSITDQIVVTPVVSMKREGKTFLFDPPAQGSSALEIKDALPETARLVSAYHNLPANELAKIDEDLDYDVVICGDDEGAKEVIKNLTEEMKDLRVLDAGPLEISSMIESLTPLIVNLNVRYKPSHFSVKFV; translated from the coding sequence ATGAAAATTTCACTTCTAGGTGGGACGGGAGACATAGCGGAAGGTCTGGTGCTGCGGTGGTCAAGAGCGGGACATGAGATCTACATAGGTTCTAGAAGCGAGGAAAAAGCGCTTGGCATAGCGGCTGGCCACGCGGAAACGCTCGAGGGGCTCGGAATCGAATCGAACATACACGGCATGGCGAACGCAGACGCTGCGGCGGCTTCCGAGGTAATAATAATAAGCATTCCTCCCGAGTATGCGGCGGCCACTGTAGCGGGATGCGGCGACAGCATCACGGATCAGATAGTCGTAACCCCGGTAGTCTCGATGAAGAGAGAAGGCAAGACTTTTCTGTTCGATCCTCCCGCACAGGGTTCTTCGGCTCTTGAGATAAAGGACGCGCTTCCCGAAACGGCGAGGCTAGTGTCCGCTTATCACAATCTTCCCGCAAACGAACTTGCCAAAATAGACGAGGACCTTGATTACGACGTGGTCATATGCGGGGATGACGAGGGAGCTAAAGAGGTGATCAAGAACCTTACCGAGGAAATGAAGGACCTTAGGGTGCTTGACGCGGGTCCGCTTGAGATCTCCTCGATGATAGAGTCGCTTACGCCCCTTATCGTTAACCTTAACGTAAGGTACAAGCCCTCGCATTTTTCAGTCAAGTTTGTCTGA
- a CDS encoding septum formation inhibitor Maf has translation MLKNRNFVLASSSPRRRELLAGVGLDFEVIPPRVRESARDGEAPLDFAKRMAREKALYVCAQERRGRIVVGSDTVVSISGEIFGKPRDEEDALSMLQKLSGRTHEVITGFCVARSPGDVLHLGATRTEVRMKSLDTEGMRRYIKTGEPMDKAGAYAIQGIGSCLVEWIKGSYTGVVGLPLFELVSVLSDIGVVESG, from the coding sequence ATGCTTAAGAACAGAAACTTTGTGCTTGCTTCCTCTTCTCCGAGAAGACGGGAGCTGCTTGCGGGTGTTGGTCTTGATTTCGAAGTGATTCCGCCGCGGGTGCGCGAGAGCGCTCGCGATGGAGAAGCGCCGCTTGATTTCGCAAAGCGCATGGCCAGAGAAAAGGCGCTTTACGTCTGCGCCCAGGAGCGTCGCGGGCGAATCGTGGTGGGCAGCGACACGGTCGTATCCATTTCGGGAGAGATTTTCGGCAAACCCCGCGACGAAGAGGACGCGCTTTCGATGCTCCAAAAACTCTCGGGAAGAACCCACGAGGTCATAACAGGCTTCTGCGTGGCGAGGTCCCCCGGCGATGTTCTTCACCTTGGGGCCACCCGTACCGAGGTGCGGATGAAGTCTCTTGATACGGAAGGGATGCGTCGGTACATTAAGACCGGAGAGCCCATGGACAAGGCGGGCGCGTACGCCATTCAGGGGATCGGGTCCTGCCTTGTTGAGTGGATAAAAGGTTCCTACACGGGTGTCGTCGGGCTTCCGCTTTTTGAGCTGGTTTCAGTACTCTCGGATATAGGTGTCGTGGAATCCGGATGA
- a CDS encoding YggT family protein yields MEILGGNFLRAIAEVVDILLSVYIWLIVGRAILSWVNPDPYNPIVRFLYSATEPVLGFARRYIPPIGGSLDLSPIVVLLLIVFIKRAVVNSLFQLAVGL; encoded by the coding sequence ATGGAAATATTAGGAGGCAATTTCTTAAGGGCCATCGCCGAAGTGGTGGACATACTTCTTAGCGTTTACATATGGCTCATAGTGGGACGGGCGATACTTTCATGGGTGAATCCCGACCCGTATAACCCCATAGTGAGGTTTCTTTACTCGGCCACGGAGCCGGTTCTGGGTTTTGCCAGAAGATACATCCCTCCCATCGGGGGCTCATTAGACCTTAGCCCTATAGTGGTTCTGCTTCTGATAGTCTTCATAAAGCGCGCCGTCGTCAACTCTCTTTTCCAGCTTGCGGTCGGCTTGTGA
- the murA gene encoding UDP-N-acetylglucosamine 1-carboxyvinyltransferase, which yields MEKIVIEGKNRLSGEVSVGGAKNAVLPIMAACILNDGENTISNVPDLADVRTMMKLLETLGARCEYADGELLVDSTTIDRYKAPYDLVKTMRASVLVLGPLVARFKRAEVSLPGGCAIGERPIDQHIKGLRILGTSVQLEDGYVSAVAKKLEGTTVPFDLSTVTGTENIMLLASVCEGETVILNAACEPEVVDLANALNLMGAKIEGAGTDIITITGVSSLGPLRGYSVMPDRIEAGTLMIAAALNESDLMIRNCRFEHLGALTGKLLQTGTEIEKNGNSIRVRGTGKIKSIDFSTLPYPGFPTDMQAQMMILMCVADGMSVITENIFPQRFMHTAELRRMGADIKLVGNSAVVRGVREIRGAPIMASDLRASASLVLAGLCGAGRTEVSRIYHLDRGYEKLDEKLRAVGASIWREKE from the coding sequence TTGGAAAAAATAGTAATAGAAGGAAAAAACAGGCTTTCCGGAGAGGTGTCGGTCGGCGGAGCAAAAAACGCTGTCCTTCCCATAATGGCAGCCTGCATACTGAACGACGGGGAGAACACCATCTCGAACGTGCCGGATCTGGCGGACGTGCGGACCATGATGAAACTCCTCGAAACCCTAGGCGCGAGATGCGAGTACGCGGACGGTGAACTGCTCGTTGACTCAACAACCATTGACCGCTACAAGGCTCCCTACGATCTGGTAAAGACGATGAGGGCTTCCGTGCTGGTTCTTGGACCGCTTGTGGCCAGATTTAAAAGAGCCGAAGTGTCGCTCCCAGGAGGATGCGCTATAGGAGAAAGGCCTATAGATCAGCACATAAAGGGACTTCGAATCCTCGGGACATCGGTGCAACTTGAAGACGGATACGTAAGCGCCGTCGCAAAAAAACTTGAAGGAACCACCGTGCCCTTCGATCTCTCGACCGTTACGGGGACCGAAAACATAATGCTGCTGGCCAGCGTCTGCGAAGGAGAAACCGTCATCCTAAACGCCGCATGCGAACCCGAAGTGGTGGATCTCGCAAACGCCCTCAATCTAATGGGAGCGAAAATAGAAGGAGCTGGAACGGATATAATAACGATAACGGGAGTAAGCTCGCTCGGTCCGCTGAGGGGCTACAGCGTAATGCCCGACAGGATAGAGGCGGGGACGCTGATGATAGCCGCCGCCCTTAATGAAAGCGATCTCATGATCAGGAACTGCAGGTTCGAGCACCTTGGGGCACTCACAGGGAAACTGCTTCAGACGGGAACAGAAATAGAAAAAAACGGGAACTCCATCAGGGTGCGGGGCACAGGGAAGATAAAAAGCATAGACTTCTCCACGCTCCCATACCCGGGATTCCCGACCGACATGCAGGCTCAGATGATGATACTCATGTGCGTTGCCGACGGAATGAGCGTCATAACGGAAAACATATTTCCGCAGAGGTTCATGCACACCGCCGAACTGCGGAGGATGGGCGCGGATATAAAGCTTGTCGGAAACAGCGCCGTGGTAAGAGGTGTCCGGGAGATTAGGGGCGCCCCGATCATGGCAAGCGATCTTCGGGCGAGCGCCTCGCTCGTGCTGGCGGGGCTTTG
- the proC gene encoding pyrroline-5-carboxylate reductase: MKKTAFIGAGNMAEAMVRGLLASGSFSKKDVTLSDVDPERLSYLSSQYGVATTSDNREAVRKSDIVIFSVKPQVIPEVCRGVKNVATKDKLYVSIAAGVGYSSIRKLIGREIKLARVMPNTPSLVLEGASCIYFGEGFSGEEEDLILEILGSLGKAFRVESESLMDAVTALSGSGPAFVSIFIEALCDGAVKMGLSRKLATDLAAQTVLGTSKMIQEGAAHPAEIKDMVTSPGGTTASGIHSLERGGFRAAVISAIESAARRSAELSGEED, from the coding sequence ATGAAAAAGACAGCATTCATAGGAGCGGGGAACATGGCCGAGGCGATGGTGAGAGGACTTCTCGCCTCGGGAAGCTTTAGCAAAAAGGACGTAACGCTCTCAGACGTAGACCCCGAGAGACTCTCTTACCTGTCCTCGCAGTACGGAGTCGCGACCACCTCCGACAACAGGGAAGCGGTAAGAAAGTCCGATATAGTTATTTTTTCCGTAAAGCCCCAGGTAATTCCCGAGGTCTGCAGGGGAGTGAAAAACGTCGCCACCAAAGATAAGCTCTACGTATCGATCGCTGCCGGGGTAGGTTATTCTTCCATAAGAAAACTTATCGGAAGGGAGATAAAGCTCGCGCGGGTTATGCCCAACACCCCGAGTCTCGTGCTTGAGGGGGCATCCTGCATATATTTCGGGGAGGGGTTCTCCGGTGAGGAAGAAGATCTGATTCTCGAAATCCTGGGCTCCCTGGGAAAAGCCTTTCGGGTTGAGAGCGAGAGCCTCATGGATGCCGTTACGGCCCTTTCCGGAAGTGGACCGGCGTTTGTATCGATTTTCATCGAGGCGCTTTGCGACGGCGCGGTTAAAATGGGACTTTCGAGAAAGCTCGCAACGGACCTTGCCGCGCAGACAGTTCTGGGTACCTCGAAAATGATTCAGGAAGGCGCCGCGCACCCTGCCGAGATAAAGGACATGGTCACGTCGCCCGGGGGAACCACGGCAAGCGGGATTCATTCACTTGAGCGGGGCGGTTTCCGGGCTGCTGTGATATCTGCTATCGAGTCCGCGGCCAGACGTTCCGCGGAACTTTCAGGAGAGGAGGACTGA
- a CDS encoding YjbQ family protein yields the protein MPVETKSFTINTQGDCDILDITPHVSRELSKAELSSGTATVFVAGSTCGVTTIEYESGVLSDLKDAFERMAPEAMHYAHNARWGDGNGHSHVRASVLGPSLTVPFSESGPLLGTWQQIVLVDFDNRPRTRRVIIQIIGE from the coding sequence ATGCCGGTTGAAACGAAATCATTCACGATAAACACCCAGGGCGACTGCGACATACTGGACATAACTCCTCACGTGAGCCGCGAGCTCTCCAAGGCGGAATTATCCTCGGGAACGGCCACGGTCTTTGTCGCCGGCTCGACCTGTGGGGTCACTACTATAGAGTATGAAAGCGGAGTGCTCTCCGACCTGAAAGACGCGTTTGAAAGAATGGCACCGGAGGCCATGCACTACGCGCACAACGCCAGATGGGGCGACGGAAACGGTCACTCGCACGTGAGAGCGTCGGTGCTCGGCCCCTCGCTTACGGTTCCGTTCTCAGAAAGCGGTCCGTTACTCGGCACCTGGCAGCAGATAGTGCTCGTTGACTTCGATAATCGCCCCAGAACAAGAAGGGTAATCATCCAGATTATCGGAGAATGA